AGCAACCGCCAGCGGCGAAGCCGAAACCGATCACCCGCGTTATCGGGGCAGCCGATTACGAGCTTATGTTGTGGTGGGGGAGGTTTCATCCGTTCCGGCCGGCGGACACATCGTTTTGGATCGAGAGGGTCATGTTCGCAAAGGTTATCAGGCTCTCGAGGGCACGATCATCCTAATCAGGCCGGACGGTTATATTGGCTTTATGATACATCAAGGCGCGGAAGCGGACGTTCGCAGGTACATGGACTGGATTTTGACCGGAATGTCAGCTGGGCCTTTACCATAAACCGGGGATCGCCGGCTGAGCGTCCCTCGAATAGACTCCTTCAATCCAGCCATACGGCCGGGTCGCCGCTGCGGACCGATTGAAAGAGCCACTGCAGCTGGCTTGCGGTAATGCGCTCCGTCGACAGCTCCGGCAGCCGGTCTTCCGCGAAAAAACCGGCCTCCGACGTTTCGACTCCGGCGCCGAGCTCCCCGCCGGTTTGTTCGCATAAAATAAACAGCTTGTAAATATGCCATGGCGAAGGCGGGTGCTCGTGAAACTTTTTGTCCATTACGCCGAGCAGCCTAATCGCCCGCACGTCGATTCCCGCCTCCTCCTTCACTTCCTTCACGGCCACTTCCTTCGGAGACAATCCGATGTCCGCCCATCCTCCAGGCAGCGACCACCCGCCGTCCATCTTCTCGCGTACAAGCAGGATGCGTCCGCCCTCGAACACAACGGCGCGAATATCGACCTTTGGCGTGGCGTATCCGGTCTCTTCGGCGAACAAGGACTTGACCTTCTCTTCTTCGACGTCCGTGTAAGTGCTTAACATTTCGATGCTCAGCGCCCGAAGCTGTTCGAACCGTTCCAGGTCGTAGACATCCTTCGAATACGCCAGCCCCGTCTGGCTGATCGCTTGGATCTGCTTCGCCCATTCCAGCCATTTCAGCTGCACGCTGCTTCCCATTGAGGTCACCCCGATTTTGTTTTCGATTCTATTTTGAAGACGAGCCGCATTGCCGATTGGTTTGAACCGGAGTGCTCCGGCATACGAATGCCGTCCTCTTCCAAGAAAAAGTAAAGACGCAGCAAGCGAATTTCCGTTCGGGCTGCGCCTTTTTGTGCGGATTTGAATTGACTTGGGCTTACGGCTGCCCAGCCGCTCGTCTTCGGGGCGGCGCCGCCAGAAAAGCGAGGACCGCTCCGATCAGCCAGATGACGATGGAAGCGGCAAGCATCAGGTTATAGCTGCCGAACCGGTCGTAGGACCAGCCGAACGGGATTGGGCCGAGCGCGGAGCCGATGACCGTGGCGGTCGTCGTCACGCTTTGAATGCTGCCCAAATATCGGCGTCCGTAATAATTCGGCCAGATCAGACCCATCGGAATGTTCATGACCCCTTGGGCGATGCCCCACGAGACGGCAAACAAGAGCACGGCCGCATACGAATGGGCGAACATGAGAACAAGCGGCGCAGCAATATTCATAACGAACGTTAAGGCGAGCATCCGGGAAACGTTGACCCGTTCCGCGATGAAGCCGGACACGAGCGAACAGCCGAAGCTGACGAGCGGGATCAGACTGAGCACGAACGACGTCGCCGTCCGGTCGATTCCCTGTTCGCCGAGAATGGAGAAAATTTGGAACGTGATTCCCGTATAGACGGCTGCCGGAATCGCGCCGCAAATCATGATCAGCCAGAACGCACGGGTGCGCATCGCCTCCCGCAGCGTCCAGCTGTCCTCCGCCGGGACGGACGGATTTCCGTCCGAGCCGGCAGGAGCGGCAGCGGCGCCGTCCGGGAGCAGACCGGCATCCTCCGGGCGGTTGCGAACGAATATATAGGCGATGGGAGCAAACACTACGATCAGCAAAATGCCGAGAATACGCCATGCGGGCCGCCAATCCAAGGTCTCGATCAGCGCATTGACCACCGGCGGAAAGACGGCCGCGCCGAGCAGTCCGCCGAGCCCGGCGAAGCTCAGCGCACGCCCCCTGTATTTCATAAACCATTGGGAGACGAGCGTATTCGGAATAAGCGTCATCGAACCTTGTCCGAAATAACGGATCATGAAAAATCCGGCAAACAGCATGACCGGTCCGGAGATGACGCTGTTAAACCAGCAGGCCGCCCCGAGCAGCAGCGCCGCCGCAGTCAGCATGATGCGCCGGCCGAACCGGTCGACGAGCCGGCCCATAATGAACAGCAGCAGCCCTGAGGTGAGCGTCGCCGCCGAATAAATCGTCGAAACGGCCGTCCGGTCCATTTTCAAGTCGCGAATGTACGATTCGATAAAGACGGCGTTCGAATACGTCTGCCCCGGCCCCGAGAAAAAGATGCCCAGTCCCCCGATCGCGACCATCAGCCAGCCGTAAAAAAATCCCGTCCGCAGCGGGAGCGGCTTCCGCAGGGAAACGGCCGCTTCCCCCTCCAACCCTTTCATCCTTAAGTCCCCCAATTCATTCTCAGATGCCGGAAAACAACCTTCATTATACTATGCGCCCCGTATGGAGAACAGCAGATTTTATCGGACGGTTGGACGTCTTTTGAGCCGGTGCGGCCGGCTTTTTGAAGTCCTTCTTTTAAAGTGCGCGGTTGAAAGAGACCTGCTATAGGACGGTTCATTGAAACGCCTTCGGCGTATCTCGGTTCATAAGGTCCACTCCCCATGCCGACCTAATCCGGAAGGGTCACCGGATCCCC
This genomic window from Paenibacillus humicola contains:
- a CDS encoding NUDIX hydrolase encodes the protein MQLKWLEWAKQIQAISQTGLAYSKDVYDLERFEQLRALSIEMLSTYTDVEEEKVKSLFAEETGYATPKVDIRAVVFEGGRILLVREKMDGGWSLPGGWADIGLSPKEVAVKEVKEEAGIDVRAIRLLGVMDKKFHEHPPSPWHIYKLFILCEQTGGELGAGVETSEAGFFAEDRLPELSTERITASQLQWLFQSVRSGDPAVWLD
- a CDS encoding MFS transporter gives rise to the protein MKGLEGEAAVSLRKPLPLRTGFFYGWLMVAIGGLGIFFSGPGQTYSNAVFIESYIRDLKMDRTAVSTIYSAATLTSGLLLFIMGRLVDRFGRRIMLTAAALLLGAACWFNSVISGPVMLFAGFFMIRYFGQGSMTLIPNTLVSQWFMKYRGRALSFAGLGGLLGAAVFPPVVNALIETLDWRPAWRILGILLIVVFAPIAYIFVRNRPEDAGLLPDGAAAAPAGSDGNPSVPAEDSWTLREAMRTRAFWLIMICGAIPAAVYTGITFQIFSILGEQGIDRTATSFVLSLIPLVSFGCSLVSGFIAERVNVSRMLALTFVMNIAAPLVLMFAHSYAAVLLFAVSWGIAQGVMNIPMGLIWPNYYGRRYLGSIQSVTTTATVIGSALGPIPFGWSYDRFGSYNLMLAASIVIWLIGAVLAFLAAPPRRRAAGQP